CCGGTACCCTCGTTGGCCCCAACCGCCCCGCCGAGAAGATCGGGACGACGATCAGGTCGTCGCGCAGGCTATTGCGCCTGTCTTCAGAGATTACGAGCGCCGGGCGCGGTTGGTGCGGATCATCAGGCTGACCACGCGTGTAAGCCATCCACAGCTCGCCCCGTCGTGGTGTCCGACCGAAGTCCTTAGCGGGCAGGGCGCTTCAGCGTC
The nucleotide sequence above comes from Candidatus Dormiibacterota bacterium. Encoded proteins:
- a CDS encoding type II toxin-antitoxin system PemK/MazF family toxin, translated to MPAKDFGRTPRRGELWMAYTRGQPDDPHQPRPALVISEDRRNSLRDDLIVVPIFSAGRLGPTRVPVPGRTGGLAGPGVLFCEEITTIDREFLYRGPLGPRLSRRTLEAVVRAVRRAIGEVIPEP